Proteins encoded within one genomic window of Bombus pyrosoma isolate SC7728 linkage group LG13, ASM1482585v1, whole genome shotgun sequence:
- the LOC122574135 gene encoding EF-hand calcium-binding domain-containing protein 1-like — protein MPAEQPIDMLNDTLAEIVYRTKNMPRFKRLARSTHFDVREVEALSIIHRKCVQMLGPISRLIFRNIFHASLDFTENIRHLLIDRMFSVVDKRNALQIHSEQWIEGLSVILRGTLDEKIHFAYRVYDNMRTHKLKKEHIFPMMRGCLIKLQNDENPEEAVKDLIDLLIKKLDVDRDGAVSEEDFKTAVKERNQLLLECMGPVFPSRDARHMFLTTFTDRVGRY, from the exons ATGCCGGCAGAACAGCCAATAGATATGTTAAATGACACCTTGGCAGAGATCGTTTACAGAACGAAGAATATGCCAAGGTTCAAAAGATTGGCACGCAGTACGCACTTTGATGTGAGAGAAGTTGAAG CTTTGTCAATTATCCATCGTAAATGCGTGCAAATGCTGGGTCCGATAAGtagattaatatttcgaaacattttccaCGCTAGTTTGGATTTCACAGAAAATATTCGTCACTTATTGATCGACAGAATGTTTTCCGTCGTCGACAAACGAAATGCTTTGCAG ATACACTCTGAACAATGGATCGAAGGTTTGTCGGTGATTCTTCGCGGAACTTTAGacgaaaaaattcattttgctTATAGA GTGTACGATAACATGAGAACtcacaaattaaaaaaggagCATATATTTCCCATGATGCGCggatgtttaattaaattgcagAATGATGAAAACCCAGAAGAAGCCGTAAAG gACTTGATagatttgttaataaaaaagcTAGACGTGGATCGCGATGGCGCAGTATCAGAGGAGGATTTCAAAACCGCcgtaaaagagagaaatcaACTTCTTTTAGAATGCATGGGCCCAGTATTTCCTTCGAGAGACGCACGTCACATGTTCCTGACTACTTTTACAGATCGTGTAGGAAGATACTGA